The following are encoded together in the Mesoplodon densirostris isolate mMesDen1 chromosome 2, mMesDen1 primary haplotype, whole genome shotgun sequence genome:
- the SYT2 gene encoding synaptotagmin-2 has translation MRNIFKRNQEPMVAPATTIMPAAPMDNSTESGGVREGKGDVFATLKDRFFNEMVKFPLPRWALGAIAVLLGLLILACCFCICKKCCWKKKKNKKEKGKGAKNAMNMKDMKGGQDDDDAETGLTEGEGEGEGEEEEPENLGKLQFSLDYDFQANQLTVGVLQAAELPALDMGGTSDPYVKVFLLPDKKKKYETKVHRKTLNPAFNETFTFKVPYQELGGKTLVMAIYDFDRFSKHDIIGEVKVPMNTVDLGQPIEEWRDLQGGEKEEPEKLGDICTSLRYVPTAGKLTVCILEAKNLKKMDVGGLSDPYVKIHLMQNGKRLKKKKTTVKKKTLNPYFNESFSFEIPFEQIQKVQVVITVLDYDKLGKNEAIGKIFVGSNATGTELRHWSDMLANPRRPIAQWHSLKPEEEVDALLGKNK, from the exons ATGAGGAACATCTTCAAGAGGAACCAGGAGCCCATGGTGGCTCCTGCCACCACCATCATGCCTGCTGCGCCCATGGACAACTCCACCGAGAGCGGAGGCGTCAGGGAGGGCAAGGGGGACGTGTTTGCCACGTTGAAGGACCGATTCTTCAATGAGATGGTCAAGTTCCCTC TGCCCCGCTGGGCACTGGGTGCCATCGCGGTGCTCCTGGGCCTCCTGATCCTCGCCTGCTGCTTCTGCATCTGCAAGAAGTGCTgctggaagaagaagaagaacaagaagGAGAAGGGCAAGGGCGCCAAGAACGCCATGAACATGAAGGACATGAAGGGCGGCCAG GACGATGACGACGCCGAGACGGGCCTGACGGAGGGGGAGGGCGAGggcgagggggaggaggaggagccagagAACCTGGGGAAGCTGCAGTTCTCCCTGGACTACGACTTCCAGGCCAACCAG CTCACCGTGGGCGTCCTGCAGGCCGCGGAGCTGCCCGCCCTGGACATGGGCGGCACCTCGGACCCTTACGTCAAGGTCTTCCTCCTTccagacaagaagaagaaatatgagACCAAAGTCCATCGGAAGACGCTGAACCCCGCCTTCAATGAGACCTTCACCTTCAAG GTGCcttaccaggagctggggggcAAGACCCTGGTGATGGCCATCTATGACTTTGACCGCTTCTCCAAACACGACATCATCGGGGAGGTGAAGGTGCCCATGAACACCGTGGACCTGGGGCAGCCCATCGAGGAGTGGAGGGACCTGCAGGGCggagagaaggaggag CCAGAGAAGCTGGGTGACATCTGCACCTCATTGCGCTACGTGCCCACGGCGGGGAAGCTCACCGTCTGCATCCTGGAGGCAAAGAACCTCAAGAAGATGGACGTGGGTGGCCTTTCAG ACCCCTACGTGAAGATCCACCTGATGCAGAACGGCAAGAGGCTCAAGAAGAAGAAGACGACAGTGAAGAAGAAGACCCTGAACCCGTACTTCAACGAGTCCTTCAGCTTCGAGATCCCCTTCGAGCAGATCCAG aaagtccaggtGGTCATCACCGTGCTAGACTACGACAAGCTGGGCAAGAACGAGGCCATCGGCAAGATCTTCGTGGGCAGCAACGCCACGGGCACGGAGCTGCGGCACTGGTCCGACATGCTGGCCAACCCCCGCCGGCCCATCGCCCAGTGGCACTCGCTCAAGCCCGAGGAGGAGGTGGACGCGCTGCTGGGCAAGAACAAGTAG